One genomic window of Ziziphus jujuba cultivar Dongzao chromosome 4, ASM3175591v1 includes the following:
- the LOC107407538 gene encoding THO complex subunit 4D isoform X1, with amino-acid sequence MTTPLDMSLDDMIKSSRGNRERVRDRGRARRGRGSRGSFGGGRMTGPIRRGPLTLNAQPSPYMIAKSSRRVKSFPWRHDLFEDSLRAAGITQVEIGTKLYVSNLDNGVTNEDIRELFAEIGDLRRYAVHYDKNGRPSGSAEVVYTRRSDAFAALKRYNNVLLDGKPMKIEIVGANPGMPISARVNVTGVNGGRRRRTVVMTPGPGRAGGTGGASGSALVNRGSGRSRRGGLGNARGRGRGGGGRGGGGRGGGGRGKKKPVEKSAVELDKELDSYHADAMNT; translated from the exons ATGACTACTCCTTTGGATATGTCTCTTGATGATATGATAAAGAGCAGCAGAGGTAATCGTGAGAGAGTTAGAGATCGGGGCAGGGCTCGTCGTGGTCGTGGATCACGTGGGTCCTTTGGTGGTGGAAGGATGACAGGGCCAATTCGTAGGGGACCTCTCACATTAAATGCTCAGCCATCTCCATACATGATTGCCAAG TCCTCACGCAGAGTGAAGAGCTTCCCATGGCGGCATGATTTGTTTGAAGATAGCCTTAGAGCTGCGGGGATAACACAAGTTGAAATTGGTACAAAGTTATATGTTTCCAACTTGGACAATGGAGTTACAAATGAGGATATAAGG GAACTTTTTGCTGAGATTGGAGACTTGAGAAGATATGCTGTTCACTATGACAAAAATGGCCGCCCAAGT GGTTCAGCTGAAGTGGTTTATACGAGAAGGAGTGATGCATTTGCAGCATTGAAGCGGTACAATAATGTTCTATTGGATGGGAAGCCAATGAAGATTGAGATTGTTGGTGCCAATCCTGGAATGCCTATTTCTGCACGCGTGAATGTAACTGGAGTAAATGGAGGAAGAAGGAGGAGGACTGTTGTTATGAC GCCAGGACCTGGACGTGCTGGTGGTACTGGTGGTGCTAGTGGCTCTGCTTTGGTTAATCGTGGTTCAGG TAGGAGTCGTCGTGGCGGACTGGGGAATGCCCGTGGCAGGGGTCGTGGTGGCGGTGGCCGTGGTGGTGGTGGCCGTGGTGGTGGTGGCCGTGGAAAGAAGAAACCTGTTGAGAAGTCGGCAGTTGAACTTGACAAGGAACTGGATAGTTACCATGCCGATGCCATGAACACTTAG
- the LOC107407538 gene encoding THO complex subunit 4D isoform X2, giving the protein MTTPLDMSLDDMIKSSRGNRERVRDRGRARRGRGSRGSFGGGRMTGPIRRGPLTLNAQPSPYMIAKSSRRVKSFPWRHDLFEDSLRAAGITQVEIGTKLYVSNLDNGVTNEDIRELFAEIGDLRRYAVHYDKNGRPSGSAEVVYTRRSDAFAALKRYNNVLLDGKPMKIEIVGANPGMPISARVNVTGVNGGRRRRTVVMTPGPGRAGGTGGASGSALVNRGSGSRRGGLGNARGRGRGGGGRGGGGRGGGGRGKKKPVEKSAVELDKELDSYHADAMNT; this is encoded by the exons ATGACTACTCCTTTGGATATGTCTCTTGATGATATGATAAAGAGCAGCAGAGGTAATCGTGAGAGAGTTAGAGATCGGGGCAGGGCTCGTCGTGGTCGTGGATCACGTGGGTCCTTTGGTGGTGGAAGGATGACAGGGCCAATTCGTAGGGGACCTCTCACATTAAATGCTCAGCCATCTCCATACATGATTGCCAAG TCCTCACGCAGAGTGAAGAGCTTCCCATGGCGGCATGATTTGTTTGAAGATAGCCTTAGAGCTGCGGGGATAACACAAGTTGAAATTGGTACAAAGTTATATGTTTCCAACTTGGACAATGGAGTTACAAATGAGGATATAAGG GAACTTTTTGCTGAGATTGGAGACTTGAGAAGATATGCTGTTCACTATGACAAAAATGGCCGCCCAAGT GGTTCAGCTGAAGTGGTTTATACGAGAAGGAGTGATGCATTTGCAGCATTGAAGCGGTACAATAATGTTCTATTGGATGGGAAGCCAATGAAGATTGAGATTGTTGGTGCCAATCCTGGAATGCCTATTTCTGCACGCGTGAATGTAACTGGAGTAAATGGAGGAAGAAGGAGGAGGACTGTTGTTATGAC GCCAGGACCTGGACGTGCTGGTGGTACTGGTGGTGCTAGTGGCTCTGCTTTGGTTAATCGTGGTTCAGG GAGTCGTCGTGGCGGACTGGGGAATGCCCGTGGCAGGGGTCGTGGTGGCGGTGGCCGTGGTGGTGGTGGCCGTGGTGGTGGTGGCCGTGGAAAGAAGAAACCTGTTGAGAAGTCGGCAGTTGAACTTGACAAGGAACTGGATAGTTACCATGCCGATGCCATGAACACTTAG